A stretch of DNA from Anopheles ziemanni chromosome 3, idAnoZiCoDA_A2_x.2, whole genome shotgun sequence:
TCGGAATGTGCAATTGGATCCAGCTCCGATCTCGCAACCCTACACTCCATCATAGCTACCTGCACTTAAGTTACAATCTAGTACTTTTCTTAAATACTACTAGTACTATATCCGGATCGCATCGTAAATATTACCGAAAACTAATCGAATTAACTCAAAAAGGCACCCGAAGCATAACTTCCCAAGCAGCACATCCATGTTGAGCTTTCTCGCTTGATGACTCAGTGCGAAACGACTGGATGCACAAATCCTTTCATATCGTATTTGATACGTCGACTCTGCAAACAGTGCAAATTGTACTGCAAGTGAAAATAACGCCCTGCGGCCCAATGTTCGCCGATGCCCGAAAGTGGTAGAAGTCAGGCTTTCCCTGATCTAagttaataattttctttctccttccaTTCGCCACAACGAACCGCTGGCTAGCTCAACCATCATTTCCATCGAGTCGTCAGAAAGGTCGGTGGCAATGGAAAACAATCGCCCGCAACCGAGTAGTGGCCATCGCCTAAATGCGAATGATTTTTACTTCGGGAAGATGCTCGGCGAAGGTAGCTTTAGTTGTGTCTATCTGGCCAAGGAGGTGCGAACGTCGAAGAAATATGCTAGTAAGTTGCCCAGAGAAAGCTTTTtactttgttgttgtttttgttgttgcactCGGGATAGCGGGTCATGTCCAGCCTGCGCTTGTATGTCACCGGGCAAGAAtgaaagtgtgctaaaacttGTTTGCTTCGATTCGTTTTCCCCTCTTCAACACAGTAAAAGTTTGCGAGAAAAAGTTAATCATTCGCGAGAACAAACAGGAATATGTTAAACGAGAGCGCGAGGTATTGAACCGGCTGACGGGAAAACCAGGCTTCCTAGGGCTGTACTGCACGTTTCAGGACCGCACCAAACTGTACTACGTGATGACGTATGCCTGCAATGGAACGCTGCTATCACTGCTGTCCCGACCATCGTTCAACCTTGATTGCGCCCGGTTCTATGCCGCCGAAATGTTGCTGGCACTCGAAACGATGCACAACATGCGCATCCTGCACCGAGACATCAAGCCAGAGAACATTTTGCTCGATCAGCACATGCACGTGCTGATAGCGGACTTTGGCTCGTCGAAACTCGACTATCAGGAGGAGGAAGAGCTAAAAGATGCCCCTCCCCCTTCGCCAAAAATGTCCACCGCCCGAAAACACGCTCAGCAAGTGCTGGGGAAGGCGTACCGCgaagacgaagacgacgatACGGACGACACGGAGGATGTGCATCCGGTGGCCCGCGGCAACAAACGGCGCAGCTTCGTCGGCACGGCCCAGTACGTGTCGCCCGAGATCCTTACCGGCACCCCGTCATCTCCCGCGTCCGACCTGTGGTCATACGGGTGCACGATCTATCAGATGGTGTGCGGAGTGCCACCGTTTCGGGCCGCCTCCGAGTACCTCATCTTTCAAAAGATCCTCAACCGCCAGGTGACGTACGGCGAGGGATTCGATCCGTGCGCGAAAGCGTTGATTACGCGCCTGCTACAAATCGAACAGTCCCAACGGCTAGGGGCACGTGATAATCCTCGCTACACCTCGATACGGGAGCACCCGTTCTACAAGGGTATCGATTTCGAGACGCTACGCAGCAGTCCGGCCCCGATAGCGCCCACGGAGGAAACAGTATTAAACGGGGACGCCGGGGCCAACTACTTCCCGGAGGGCATGAAGCCCGGGCTGGACGATAGACAGATAACGCGCCTGCTCGACTTTAAGCTCGCCGATCTGGAGGTTTCGGACGAAGGGCGCACCGGCGACGGAGACATCGATGCGGGCGAGCTCTACCAGGGTGGCGTTACACGTAGCGTCACGGGCACGCGGTCCGGCTCGTCCTCGATGAAGCTCGTCACCAAATCGCTCACGGACGGGTCGACGTCGACGCCTTCGTTCGATGGCAGCAAAAACGATCCCGGCCCGCTGAGCGTATGGGAACCGTTCACCGATGGCGAAACGATCCTCAAGTACGGCTACGTTAGCAAGCGCAAGGGATTGTTCCCCCGACGACGCATGTTCCTGCTCACCACCGGTCCCAGACTGATCTACATCGATCCGGTGAACATGGTCAAAAAGGGCGAAATTCCCTGGACGGCGACGCTGTCCGTCGAGGCGAAAAACTTCAAAACGTTCTACGTGCACACGGTAAGTGGACGGTGTGGCGGGGAGAGTAGCGGCCAATACCAGCGCGAACCGAAACGGTTGTTTGATTCGTTTTGTTCttatctttttcgttttatgcCCACCTTTCGTTGCAACCCCCGGCAGCCGAACCGTACCTACTATCTTGAGGATCCGGAAGGTTTTGCACTCAAGTGGTGCGATAGCATTAATGAAGCTCACCGTAAGGCTTTCCTCAACAGTGTAAACGACACTGGTGGTGCCCCAAACGTATGaagcgtgcgtgcgtgtgtgtgagtgtgcgtgtCCGTGTGTTCTTTTATTTAATAATATGTAATAGTTGCAAGTTTTCCTTCGCCCGCCAGTACTGCGGCCAGCGGCACGGACCGTTATTGGGAGAGTTAACTGCATCGATGTAAATCTTAATAAGTAGGATAGGGGCGGAAATTAAGGGAATGTTGAATTAAGCTAACGGATGGAACATATATTCAATAGAAAACACGCAATTagatcaacaaaaaattataataataataccaaTATAAATGCACATTACtcgaccatttttttttctcgagatCAGCTTCATCGATTGTGCAAATTAAGTAGAATAAATTATtgcaaattcaatttaatcgTTGTGTATCGACTCTTTGTTTTCCTACTAGAAACCATTACCGAAATTGAGAAAGACAGCAAGCGTCAATGCAAAACGACCGAATAACACCGGCCGATATGTTTTTATGGGGCGTAGGGCGTCAGTTTGGGCTGTTGTACAACCGTTGCACATGAAGAGGAAAGCAGACAACACTTGACTCTCATGTGAAGATGAAACAGTCCCCATACCTGACAGACATTAGCACGAAGATACGGGACAAATATACTTTCTCGAAGGTGGACCTTTAGGGCTGTGGGCCTTATGTACAAATGCGTAGCCATGCAGTTTAGACTTCGAAACGCTGCCCAAACCTTCTAAAGGCTGAATTTTAGATGCGCAAAGAGGACGGGAATTCGTGATCATCGTCTTTTCTTCGTTACCGGAAGTACACGACGGTCTGAGACCAAGTGCGACTTCTCCCATGAAGGCCATGATATACTTCTACTGGCGTTTCATTCTGCGCACCAAAGGAGAACTAGGACTTTTGCTGAGGACAACCCCGCGAAACAGACGATGGGGCAAAACGGTGCGACACTTCCGACATCACATGGAAGAATGAAGGTTCCACATCTACACGGACAACAATCCGCTGGTGTACGCAATCTATCAGAAGTCGCAGTCGTCAGAAAAGGCCATGGCAAGCGTGGAAAAAACGTGACGACCGACGTACTCTCTCGCATCGAGTTCATCAGATCTCCCTCAACCCTCGACTACGACGAGTTGACCGAAGATCAGTCTCATGATCCTGAACTTTTCAACATCATCCTTCCTGAGATAACAATTCTTTGCAGCACCGAGGCGGTCTACTGCGATTACCCAACGAGTATCATCCGTCCGTACATAGCAAAGCTAATCCGGTTGCAACTGCTACACGTTCCAACCACGACATGTGCCACACCGGCACGAGAACCACCGCCAAACTGATGTTGGTCCGATCCTCGAAATGTTGGTACTAGCAGTTCCACCGTTGATACCTAGATGGCGTTGGCGTCTGCACATGTGGGGACCATCTGCAGGTGTTTGTTGAACACTTAAATATCATATCTACTCAAGTAAGGCTGTTAATAGCaaacaatattatttttatttgattacatATTTGCAACAATATAATTTTGGGAAACATCAACTGAGGAGAAAGTTTGACGAACTTAGAGCAATGAAAAAAGTTGATTTTTCTGTGGGAAAGCAAATGAGCAGACCATTGGAGGTGTCATTGCACAAACTATCAACATAGCACTAAATCAACGCCAGTTCTACATTGATAAATACTTTGGTTCTGATTATTACCAGGAACGATAAGCACCGAGTATGAACATTTCCAGCGAGATCTGTCTGCTTTTCTAAGAGAAAAGTAGTTAAAAAGCTGAAACTAGTGCGGATAATAATTGGATTATGTTGCACTAATACTCTAATTTCTGTAGGAGGTTTAGTTTTAGTCGTCGACACCCTTCTTGCAATTGGCttcaaactaaacaaattCTATACTCGGTGATAATTCTTAAAGCtgcatttttattacaaatgatttcctacaacaacaaaaatatacGAACACATGAGAAAGCCGAAGCTTAATTGGAAACATCCTTGtacaaaagaaatcaaaaaccCTGCCTAGATATAAACTGCAGCCTTGTGCGTACGATTTCTCGCCAACGACTAACGTTCAACCTTCGATGCACTACGCACGAACCCTTTGTTCTTATCTTACAACTATCCTACATGGCTTTGCTATCGTCCCGACGAACTTTTACCCATCCACGGTaaggagggagagagggaaggAGGGGGTCCCGATTTCTTTCACCCCGATGGCGATGTctattctctttttctctacGCGGCTGCTGCCTTCTTGTCTTACTTGTTCCTGCTTAATTTTCAAACGCCTCGACGAGGACAAGATGTTCGCCTTCCCACTTGCACCGCGCGATAAGACGTTTCCGCCTGGGCGGAAACTTACAACCGAGACCCTAGACCGCATGGTCAGCGGTGGCAAACTCTCATACGCGACGTTGACCATCGAGAGGACAACAAGCGTTCTCCTACCAGCTAGTTTCTTTCGTGCGATGGTGCCACAGACGTTTTCGATACTAAGGGTCATTACCCTGGCCCAGTTATTACTTTTGGTAAGTTACACTCCTGCAACACGGATTAACTAATTGATACAGTATATCTCGGTTACTAAATAATTGCATAATGTAGCTAAACAGGGCACAGTCGCTCAAAACGCAGTATGAAGTGTAAATCAAATTTGGAATAACATTCATAACaccaattttaaaattaatagcTAAAACAGCTTAAGTTCATCTTGCGAAGCGAATGAAGGAATATCAAGAGCACATTGTTAATTATGTGCCCGAAATCTGTTAGAAAACGTGTATTTGAAGTGCCGGAAGCGGAAGTGAAATGCGCCACATCAACTAACGGCGTTTCGAATTCAGTGCTATAGTGGCATTTCCGACAATGCTATACAACCAAACCATCAGACTGTTAGTTAAGTTTTACACTTATATTTATCATGCACATCACAACGAGTATGGTGAAGTTTCCTATCACAAAAGGTtcttttgaatgtatttttagAACACGAAATACAAAGCCTTCGCTACCGTCCtgtaacaaacatatttttatttttatatcgtTTCACGGCGGTAGGCCATAGATGATACCGCAGCTGGCGAACAATCTTACGCACTGCTGGACTGTCCACCGGAGTGTTTGTGTGATCGGAACCAAGCGGAAGTGTCGGCTGGGTCAAACGGAGCAACGAAATCACAGCAGCATGTTGTAAGTAATAGTGATAACAAAATGAGGAAGGCTTTCTATAGGGACATGCAGTAATGGCATCGCCTTGTTTTGCAGTACTACCCCGCCGACGGCCAACCAACGGCCGATTTCGACGATCCAGCCGGTGAAGACTATTCCGTCCACGCCCTGTGCATGATTGGGCGCGGGGCAGGCTTCGAGGCGATTGAGGACCTACTGTCGCTGGACACTTCGGTGCTAAAGATCGTGTATACCTCGCAAACGGAACGTTTCCAGTGTAAGTCGATTTAATTCTACCTCGTACGCACGTGTCTCGAATACGTTTCGCCCGTTATAGCTGGTGCTAGGTGGGCGTAGCTGGTGCTGGAAGCGTTATCCAGCACACTCGCGCCACCTGGTGTATGCTAgagaaaactttatttttatggaATGGTTTATGTAGAGCGAAGACGTTTCACAAAATTGTGTTGCTTTAACAATTAACATCAATTACAACATGTTTGAACATAAAGTTTATTTGGAAATTCTAAAATTGCAACCAAATTACCATTCCCCGCAGTGAACGCCTCAAACTTGGCCCGGTTTGGGCAGCTACGTGAACTCCACGTACAATCACTTCAACCGCAACTGCTTCGATTCGAAATCGACACCACATTGCCCGTTGAACGGCTCCATCTCGAAGCGGTCGATCTGGTGCGCACTAAGCCCCCGCTAATACTCGACCGTTCTGCACCAAGCGCCTCCGATCTGGGACTTTCCAAGCAGCGCACCACGGACGGTGACGTACAGGGGAACAATGAGGCAAACATCTACCATGTCGTTGGAGAAGAGATGGAGATCGTGATGGACGATGGCGCAGATGGAGGCGAGCAACTCACCGAAACGTTCGAGGTCGAGATCGTGCCGTACGAGGTGTACAAGCGGGAACTGGCCAGCACTAGCAACGTGTCGTTCTTCGGCTGGAACAACCTAACGGCGCTCTCCATCCACGATTGCCAGCTGGAATCGTTGCATCCCGACTTCCTGTACGGCCTGGCGCACCTCGTGCGCCTCTCGCTGCAGCACAATAACATCAAGGTGCTCCCGCCGTTCGCGTTCTACGGTGCACCGAATATGCGGTTGCTATCCCTGGCCGACAATCGCCTGCTGGAGGTTAGCTACTACTCGTTGGCCGGGCTGCTCGAGCTGCGAGTCCTGGACCTGTCCGGTAACAACATTTCCAAAGTGTCCGAGCTCACGTTTCCACCGTTCCCGAAGCTGACCAAACTCGACCTGCGTCAGAATCCGATCGAGTACGTGTTTGATAGTTCGTTCGCGATCGCCAACATGACCCGCTCGCTGTTCATCGGCAGTGAGACGGTCGGGCTGCAGATTCGTACTCCCAAGCCCTTCCAGGGACTGACGCAGCTCGAGCTGCTTGAGGTGCGCAACCTTCGGGTGGACGCCTTAAACCAGTACCTATTCCGCGGGCTCCGGGCGGTACGTACCCTCCGACTAATCCAGGGAAACATCCCCTTCGTCGAGTACGATAGTTTCGCTGAAATGAAGAACCTGACCGAGCTGTACGCGTCCCGCTGCGGCATCGGCGCTGTCTCTATGGACGCGTTCTTCGGAGTGAAGCGACTGCGGACGATCGACCTGTCGTACAATTTGCTCGCCGAGCTACCGGTCGGTCTGTTCGACGAGCAACTGCAGCTGCTGGAGCTGTACCTGCAGGGCAACCGGTTGACTAAATTGCCGACCGAGTTCTTCCGTCGGCTAGCCCCGGCCGTGCAGGTAGTACGATTGATCGAGAATCCGTGGCTGTGCAGCTGCACCATGGTCGAGTGGCGTCAGGCAGCCACTAATCGCCTCAAGGTGGCCTCCACCGGTTCCTACGTGTACAGTAGCAAGTTGACACCGCGATGCAGCGATCCAGCACAGGGCATCTACAACCGCACCGTGTACTACGTGATCCGCAAGAACCTTCCCTGTAACAGCCACAAAACGTTCCAGCCAACCCGTCGGATCACCGAGCTTAACCATCAGAAGCAGGAAACGCTCATCCGAAGACGGCTCATTACAGCCGCTAAAACAATCCCCCCGGCGGCACTGCGCCCGATTGTGGTGCAGCAGACAAGTTTCGAGAATCCAATTCCACGGCATGTACCGGAAGCGGTCGtcgttcatcatcatcagcgatCGCCTGCCGACGATAAGTCGCTCCTATACGAGCAGAAGCGTCGAAGGCTACAGCAAAAGTTGCATCACAGCCAACGTTATGCGGCGCCTGCTCCGCCCGGGCAGCGTACCCTTAGCAACGATATCGAATACTAATCGTCCTTCAGCCTCTGGATGGCATTACGGTTTCATGGGTTGCTCTTCTTCAATCCGCGCAACCGGGAAGAAACGATCGCCATCCTTAATCATTACTACTGCCGTAGAAGTGGATGGAGGTCAACATGTTTGTAATAGTTGTAACATACAGCTTGATGAAGCAGTTTAGCTTAATTGTGCATAACACTTGTACCAACGGGACGGACTAGCACAATTACTTAATAGTTAGTTGTAAGCCCAAATGAATTAGAAATAATaaacgctttttttttttgaaaatatgtcACCCGATTCAACATTCTGCTTAGTAAGGTcccaaattaattaaattcaaaattagtACCTTCCCACTGCCTCTCGGAATCATATTTCTCGCATGAGTGAGAGTGAAGGAGGGGGGAGCTAGGGGGAATAAAATCAACGCAAGTAAATAATTGTAAACGCACGCAATACCCTCTAAGCTGGCTTGTAAGTTATCGAACACAGATGCATTGCATTTTGTATTTCTTGTTGGTTTCTTGgtagcttttttgtttttgttttgcttccactTTTCGTCCTGTTTCACGTCGGTTTATAAGTATATCTTTACAACAGCGGTAGTTTTTGTTCCTTGCAGTTTTACCTCAAACATCCTCtacttctcttcttcttcttcttctagcAGTGTTATGGCTTGTCCTTCTAGTTCCCTCCCTGGCTGTGTTTGTATAAGCGATGCAGCTTTGCCATTTGGCCTTACATCTCCCTCAGCATGTACAATAGCTTCTCCATACTGTCTCTATTATCCTGTTTtctgtaggtttttttttttacttatacttttgttttgcgttttcaCCGGCCAGCTCTGTCAGTGATGCGAACGATCGCCTTAAAATTATGACAATGTTGTATTAGATATTCCTTTGCCCACGTGTTTGCGCCTTGTTGGCCGGTGACCCTAACACACATCGATGCGTATTTGTTCCTTCTGCCTCACATatgtatatataatatatatattatttCCCTCTATTATATATCTACCCCATGCTTTTTCCCCATATCCCGGGCTCAGCTTAGAATCTGCTTCCTCTTTTCCCTACTAAATCGCTCTAATGCTGCTGGTATGTatctttgttgtttttccatatTCGATTTTACCTTGCATTTTCTTGTAGTTTTTTCTGCTTTATTTGCGTTTATTATTCCCATAAAATACtttgttttttccgttttagCTGTGCTGTGTCATTTGCTTTCTCCCTGCTGTTGGTGATCCTTCAACAC
This window harbors:
- the LOC131289853 gene encoding 3-phosphoinositide-dependent protein kinase 1 → MENNRPQPSSGHRLNANDFYFGKMLGEGSFSCVYLAKEVRTSKKYAIKVCEKKLIIRENKQEYVKREREVLNRLTGKPGFLGLYCTFQDRTKLYYVMTYACNGTLLSLLSRPSFNLDCARFYAAEMLLALETMHNMRILHRDIKPENILLDQHMHVLIADFGSSKLDYQEEEELKDAPPPSPKMSTARKHAQQVLGKAYREDEDDDTDDTEDVHPVARGNKRRSFVGTAQYVSPEILTGTPSSPASDLWSYGCTIYQMVCGVPPFRAASEYLIFQKILNRQVTYGEGFDPCAKALITRLLQIEQSQRLGARDNPRYTSIREHPFYKGIDFETLRSSPAPIAPTEETVLNGDAGANYFPEGMKPGLDDRQITRLLDFKLADLEVSDEGRTGDGDIDAGELYQGGVTRSVTGTRSGSSSMKLVTKSLTDGSTSTPSFDGSKNDPGPLSVWEPFTDGETILKYGYVSKRKGLFPRRRMFLLTTGPRLIYIDPVNMVKKGEIPWTATLSVEAKNFKTFYVHTPNRTYYLEDPEGFALKWCDSINEAHRKAFLNSVNDTGGAPNV
- the LOC131284140 gene encoding insulin-like growth factor-binding protein complex acid labile subunit, coding for MVPQTFSILRVITLAQLLLLAIDDTAAGEQSYALLDCPPECLCDRNQAEVSAGSNGATKSQQHYYPADGQPTADFDDPAGEDYSVHALCMIGRGAGFEAIEDLLSLDTSVLKIVYTSQTERFQLNASNLARFGQLRELHVQSLQPQLLRFEIDTTLPVERLHLEAVDLVRTKPPLILDRSAPSASDLGLSKQRTTDGDVQGNNEANIYHVVGEEMEIVMDDGADGGEQLTETFEVEIVPYEVYKRELASTSNVSFFGWNNLTALSIHDCQLESLHPDFLYGLAHLVRLSLQHNNIKVLPPFAFYGAPNMRLLSLADNRLLEVSYYSLAGLLELRVLDLSGNNISKVSELTFPPFPKLTKLDLRQNPIEYVFDSSFAIANMTRSLFIGSETVGLQIRTPKPFQGLTQLELLEVRNLRVDALNQYLFRGLRAVRTLRLIQGNIPFVEYDSFAEMKNLTELYASRCGIGAVSMDAFFGVKRLRTIDLSYNLLAELPVGLFDEQLQLLELYLQGNRLTKLPTEFFRRLAPAVQVVRLIENPWLCSCTMVEWRQAATNRLKVASTGSYVYSSKLTPRCSDPAQGIYNRTVYYVIRKNLPCNSHKTFQPTRRITELNHQKQETLIRRRLITAAKTIPPAALRPIVVQQTSFENPIPRHSLLYEQKRRRLQQKLHHSQRYAAPAPPGQRTLSNDIEY